Genomic window (Mycolicibacterium smegmatis):
ACCCTCGATGAACCCGAGCCGGTCGGCGAGTTTGAGCACGCGCGGCGAACCGGACCGCCACAGCACCCGGCCCCGCGCATCGGCGAGCACCAGGATGTTCTCGCCGTCGTCGATCACCGTTTCCAGACCGCGTGACACGTCGTCGAGAACGGCCATCAGACCCGACGATTGGCGCAGCATGTCCAGCCCGCTGGTGTCCACATCCGGCGGGATGTGCTGCTCGGGATGAATTCCTTTGCCCAGCAATCGTTTCCACGAATCTTCGATGAGTTGCCGCGGCCGTGCGGGCCCCCGCACGCCCGACATCGTGGCGTCATAGACCTCCGCCAGGAGCATCGCGTAACGCCGCGGGTCGTCGCCGGGGGCGACCGCGGGCTCAGGCGTCGAGGGACCGGGCATCACCAACGATTGTGCGCCATGTCACAAGCCTGAGGCCAATCGACCTACCGATAGACCAGTCCGCCGTCGATGATCGGCGCCTGACCAGTCATGTAAGCCGCGTCGGGTCCGGCGAGGTAGGACACGAAGGCCGCGACGTCCTCGGGCGTCTCGGCGCGGCCCAGGGCGATGCCTCCGACGAACTGATCGAACGTCGCACCCACCTCGGCGCCGGTCAGGTCGGCGAACCGCTGATCGATCTCGACCCACATGTCCGTGCCGACCACACCCGGGCAGTAGGCGTTGACGGTGATTCCCGACGAGGCGTACTCCTTTGCCGCGGCCTGCGTGAGCGCCCGCACCGCGAACTTGCTGGCGCTGTACACGCCGAGCATGGCGAACCCGTCGTGACCTGCGATCGACGATGCGTTGATGATCCGCCCCGGCACGCCGAGCTCGACGAACTTGGCCGCAGCGGCCTGGATGCCCCACAGCACGCCGTTGACGTTGACGCCCCACACGCGTGCCGCGTCGTCGGGCGTCACCTCGGCGACCGGGCCCACCAGTGCGACGCCCGCGTTGTTGACCATGATGTCGAACCCGCCGAGTGCGGACTGCGCGTGTTCCACAGCCGCGAACACCGCGTCACGGTCGCTCACGTCGGCGACGAACGTCGTGGCCTTCGAACCGATCGCGGCGACCTCGTCGGCCACCGCGTCGATGCCGTCGGCCGTGACGTCGACCAGCGCGATGTCGGCGCCGTCCTGCGCCAGTCGCAGTGCGATACCCCGGCCGATCCCGCGGCCCGCGCCGGTGACCAGCGCGACCTTTCCTTGCAATGACATACGTTGTGCTCCTTTGCTTTTGGTTGTCCCGTCAGATGGCCGGGTCGATGAGGACCTTCATCTTGCGGCCCGCGTGCAGTGCCTCGAATCCCTCGTCGATCACGTCGTCGATGCCGATCGTGGTGACCCACCCCGTGGTGTCGTACACGCCGTCGGCCATCAGGGCGATCACCGCCTCGAAGTCGGCCGACGTGTAACACAGCGAGCCCTGGATACGGGACTCGTTCATCACGAGGTTCAGCAGCGGTGTGGTCAACGGCTTCTCGTAGATCGCGACACTGATGGTCGGCCGTCGCGAACCGACACTCGCGGTGGCGGCCTCGATCGCCGGCGCCACCCCGGCCGCGTCGAAGGCCGCATCGGCCCCACGCCCACCGGTCACGTCGGCGATGAACGCGGGCACGTCGACCTGCGTCGGATCCAGTGTCTGCGCACCGAGCGCCTCGATCGCGGCGCGCCGCGTCGGTGACGGTTCGGCGACGTACACCGACTCGAGTCCCTTGCCCCGCAAGGCGAACCACAACCCGATGCCGATGGGGCCGGCACCGAAGACCACCGCGGTGTCGCCCGCACCCACGTCGCCCAGGGTCGCCGCGTGGTACGCCACCGACATGGGTTCCACCAGCGCGCCGAGTTGCAGCGACACGTTGTCAGGCAGTTTGTGCAGCATGTCGACCGGCACGACGGTGTATTCGGCCATGCCGCCGTCGCACATCAGGCCGTGGAAACCGATCTGTTGGCACACGTTGTAGTTGCCTGCGCGGCACGGCGCGCAGTGGCCGCACCGGTAGATCGGTTCGATCGCCACGCGGTCGCCCGGGGCGAACCCGGTGACACCCGCACCGACATCGGTGATGGTGCCTGCGAACTCGTGCCCCATGGTCAGCGGCATGACCTGTCCGGTCAGCGGATGCGGTTCGGTGGGCACGAAGATCGGGCCCGCATAGTATTCATGCAGGTCAGTGCCACAAATTCCGTTGAACCCGACCTTCACCTTGACCGTGCCCGGTCCCGGTTGCGGTTCGGGGAGGTCAGCGATCTCCAGTTTGTTGGGTCCGTGATAGACGGCAGCTTTCATGCGCCTCAGTTAAGAGTGACCCACGACACATGCGACAGGGTTGCAGACCGTTGCACTGCAACCCCGTGCAACTCTTGTCACACCGTTTCACTCGGTGTGGTCTGGGACA
Coding sequences:
- a CDS encoding acetoin reductase; its protein translation is MSLQGKVALVTGAGRGIGRGIALRLAQDGADIALVDVTADGIDAVADEVAAIGSKATTFVADVSDRDAVFAAVEHAQSALGGFDIMVNNAGVALVGPVAEVTPDDAARVWGVNVNGVLWGIQAAAAKFVELGVPGRIINASSIAGHDGFAMLGVYSASKFAVRALTQAAAKEYASSGITVNAYCPGVVGTDMWVEIDQRFADLTGAEVGATFDQFVGGIALGRAETPEDVAAFVSYLAGPDAAYMTGQAPIIDGGLVYR
- a CDS encoding 2,3-butanediol dehydrogenase, producing MKAAVYHGPNKLEIADLPEPQPGPGTVKVKVGFNGICGTDLHEYYAGPIFVPTEPHPLTGQVMPLTMGHEFAGTITDVGAGVTGFAPGDRVAIEPIYRCGHCAPCRAGNYNVCQQIGFHGLMCDGGMAEYTVVPVDMLHKLPDNVSLQLGALVEPMSVAYHAATLGDVGAGDTAVVFGAGPIGIGLWFALRGKGLESVYVAEPSPTRRAAIEALGAQTLDPTQVDVPAFIADVTGGRGADAAFDAAGVAPAIEAATASVGSRRPTISVAIYEKPLTTPLLNLVMNESRIQGSLCYTSADFEAVIALMADGVYDTTGWVTTIGIDDVIDEGFEALHAGRKMKVLIDPAI